A window from Shimia isoporae encodes these proteins:
- a CDS encoding Lrp/AsnC family transcriptional regulator, which yields MQNEQIDLDHFDHAILDVLARDGRISITDLAQEIGLSKSPTQARLRKMEKDGVIKGYRAMLDPIRLGRDHVAFVEVKLSETREKALQAFNAAVREVPEIEQAHMIASHFDYLLKVRTTSMSTYRMVLGEKISTLPYVASTSTYVAMQAVKESGLAEL from the coding sequence GTGCAAAATGAACAGATTGATCTCGACCACTTTGATCACGCGATTCTTGACGTGCTCGCGCGGGATGGCCGGATTTCCATAACAGATCTTGCACAGGAAATCGGTTTGTCCAAAAGCCCGACACAAGCGCGGTTGCGTAAGATGGAAAAGGACGGGGTTATCAAAGGATACCGAGCCATGCTTGATCCGATCAGATTGGGACGGGATCACGTTGCTTTTGTGGAGGTTAAGTTGTCTGAAACACGCGAAAAGGCGCTTCAAGCCTTCAACGCCGCGGTTCGCGAAGTCCCTGAAATTGAGCAGGCACATATGATTGCCAGTCATTTTGATTACCTGCTGAAAGTGCGGACAACCTCGATGAGTACGTATCGAATGGTACTGGGCGAGAAGATTTCCACGTTGCCGTACGTTGCCAGCACATCCACTTACGTCGCCATGCAAGCCGTAAAAGAAAGCGGGCTCGCAGAGTTGTGA
- a CDS encoding tetratricopeptide repeat protein, with translation MKHLLFLLFAAGPVWAQTCPEAPDHTVPVAELLLQVQEARDETSAKIISNKLWEYYADAPDEVSQEILDRGMRKRASWDLLGARDDFDALVKYCPNYAEGYNQRAFVNFLRSDFAAALPDLEKAISLSPQHVAAMSGRALVLIGLGRDDDAQEALAEALELNPWLPERSLLRTDDSGEEL, from the coding sequence ATGAAACACCTTCTTTTCCTTTTGTTTGCGGCAGGTCCGGTGTGGGCCCAGACCTGTCCTGAGGCGCCAGATCACACGGTCCCGGTCGCGGAGCTGTTGTTGCAGGTGCAGGAAGCCAGAGACGAAACATCAGCGAAGATTATTTCCAACAAACTGTGGGAATACTATGCAGATGCACCGGACGAGGTGTCACAGGAGATTCTTGACCGTGGAATGCGGAAACGCGCGTCGTGGGATTTACTAGGCGCCAGAGACGACTTCGATGCTCTGGTTAAGTATTGCCCCAACTATGCCGAGGGCTACAATCAGCGGGCCTTCGTGAACTTTTTGCGCAGTGACTTTGCTGCGGCACTTCCCGATCTGGAAAAGGCCATTTCCCTTTCACCCCAACATGTTGCAGCGATGTCAGGGCGCGCGTTGGTCTTGATAGGTTTGGGTCGGGATGACGATGCGCAAGAAGCGTTGGCAGAGGCGCTTGAATTGAATCCCTGGCTGCCTGAGCGAAGTTTACTCCGGACGGACGATTCCGGCGAAGAACTCTGA
- the putA gene encoding bifunctional proline dehydrogenase/L-glutamate gamma-semialdehyde dehydrogenase PutA has product MSQVRKLIDTQTYADETLLVNALKGSASLSEADRKSISSEGAHLVRQIRETTTPGMMEVFLAEYGLSTDEGVALMCLAEALLRVPDADTIDALIEDKIAPSDWGRHLGQSSSSLVNASTWALMLTGRVMDDRDGGLIGTLRGAVKRLGEPVIRTAVARAMKEMGRQFVLGENITSAMQRAESMEKKGYSYSYDMLGEAAKTDADAMQYHLAYSRAISAIATACTHSDIRENPGISVKLSALHPRYEVSQRDRVMSELVPRLRSLALLAKSAGMGLNIDAEEADRLSLSMDVIETVLAEPALAGWNGFGVVVQAYGKRAGATIDYLYEIATKLDRKIMIRLVKGAYWDTEIKRAQVEGLSGFPVFTSKVATDVSYIANARKLLEMTDRIYPQFATHNAHTVAAVLHMAKDKSSFEFQRLHGMGEALHDIVLKRENTRCRIYAPVGAHRDLLAYLVRRLLENGANSSFVNQIVDHDVSAETVARDPFSALADPLAQLPTGPELFFPERPNSMGFDLSDLPTLDAIDTARANFKSVKTTAHPLVDGSCRPEPPQPVDNPFSDEDIPGTIATASAEDVETALNAAKPWSAPPSDRAAILNRSADLYEQNFGALFALLAREAGKTPQDAVAELREAVDFLRYYAARISDASPVGTFTCISPWNFPLAIFTGQIAAALAAGNAVLAKPADQTPLIAFEAVKLLHEAGVPVSALQMLPGDGATIGAALTSDPRVDGVAFTGSTATAQRIRRTMAQNLAPGAPLIAETGGLNAMIVDSTALPEQAVTSILESAFQSAGQRCSALRCLYVQEDIAESLLEMLKGAMKELRLGNPWALSTDSGPVIDLTAQTKIESHIRVAEAEGRLLFQTKAPKNGNFIAPTLIKVGSIADLKEEIFGPVLHVATFASDELDDVIDAINATGYGLTFGLQTRIDDRVQHVCERVHAGNIYVNRNQIGAIVGSQPFGGEGLSGTGPKAGGPLYLTRFCKPAPAEKSSVEWDHDVAPDALQSRIDNTQTRASSDHTLLPGPTGESNRLTTVSRPPLLCLGPGEELANQQVEAVTAMGGKAVSSKGSVSPEVLAEIDGFSGVIYWGDANTARALDVALAEREGPLIPLVTTQPDVARVMAERHVCVDTTAAGGNAALLGGAG; this is encoded by the coding sequence ATGTCCCAAGTCCGCAAATTGATCGACACCCAAACCTACGCTGACGAAACTTTACTGGTGAACGCATTGAAGGGTTCTGCGTCCCTCTCCGAAGCGGACCGTAAATCAATCTCCTCCGAAGGTGCGCATCTCGTCCGCCAAATTCGGGAGACTACGACCCCGGGCATGATGGAAGTCTTCCTTGCAGAATATGGCCTTTCAACAGACGAAGGCGTCGCGTTGATGTGCTTGGCCGAAGCACTTTTGCGCGTGCCGGATGCCGACACCATCGATGCACTGATCGAAGACAAGATCGCCCCTTCGGATTGGGGGCGGCACTTGGGTCAGTCATCTTCCTCTCTGGTGAATGCCTCCACCTGGGCTCTCATGTTGACGGGGCGTGTCATGGACGACAGGGACGGCGGTTTGATCGGCACTCTTCGTGGTGCGGTAAAGCGGCTTGGCGAACCTGTAATCCGCACCGCGGTTGCCCGCGCGATGAAAGAAATGGGACGTCAGTTTGTTTTGGGGGAAAACATCACATCCGCGATGCAGCGCGCTGAATCAATGGAGAAAAAAGGCTACAGCTATTCCTACGATATGCTGGGGGAAGCCGCAAAAACAGATGCAGACGCGATGCAATATCATCTTGCATACTCGCGCGCAATTTCGGCGATTGCCACGGCTTGTACCCACTCCGATATTCGGGAAAATCCCGGTATTTCGGTAAAGCTTTCCGCGTTGCACCCCCGCTATGAAGTCTCTCAAAGGGACCGGGTAATGTCCGAACTTGTACCGCGCTTGCGGTCCTTGGCCCTGCTGGCCAAGTCAGCGGGCATGGGGCTCAACATCGATGCAGAAGAAGCTGATCGGCTATCACTTTCAATGGACGTGATCGAAACTGTTTTGGCAGAACCAGCTTTGGCCGGATGGAACGGATTTGGCGTGGTCGTTCAGGCCTATGGCAAACGCGCCGGTGCAACGATTGACTATCTGTATGAAATTGCGACCAAGCTTGATCGCAAAATCATGATCAGATTGGTCAAGGGTGCTTACTGGGACACCGAGATCAAAAGAGCGCAAGTCGAAGGTCTTTCTGGGTTTCCAGTCTTTACTTCAAAGGTGGCAACCGACGTCTCCTACATCGCTAATGCTCGTAAACTGCTTGAAATGACGGACCGCATTTACCCGCAATTTGCGACGCACAACGCGCATACTGTTGCTGCTGTCCTGCACATGGCAAAAGACAAATCCTCTTTTGAATTCCAGCGCTTGCATGGCATGGGTGAAGCTTTGCACGACATCGTTCTAAAGCGTGAAAACACCCGCTGTCGCATCTATGCTCCGGTCGGGGCACATCGTGACTTGCTCGCGTATCTGGTGCGTCGCCTGCTAGAAAACGGGGCGAACAGCTCCTTCGTGAACCAGATTGTTGACCACGATGTTTCCGCAGAAACTGTCGCCCGTGATCCTTTTTCCGCGCTCGCTGATCCGCTGGCCCAGCTGCCCACAGGACCGGAACTATTTTTTCCGGAGCGACCGAATTCCATGGGTTTCGACCTCTCCGATTTGCCAACGCTTGACGCCATCGATACCGCCCGCGCGAATTTTAAGTCCGTAAAAACAACAGCGCATCCGCTTGTTGACGGAAGCTGTCGGCCCGAGCCGCCTCAACCGGTGGATAACCCATTTTCAGACGAAGACATTCCCGGCACCATTGCCACAGCGAGCGCTGAAGATGTTGAAACCGCGCTGAACGCCGCCAAACCTTGGTCCGCCCCGCCGTCGGACAGAGCTGCGATCCTGAACCGATCTGCGGACCTGTACGAGCAGAACTTCGGCGCCCTCTTCGCGCTGCTGGCACGAGAGGCGGGCAAAACCCCGCAAGACGCCGTCGCCGAACTGCGCGAGGCAGTGGACTTTCTGCGATACTACGCAGCGCGCATTTCTGACGCCTCACCGGTCGGCACCTTTACTTGTATTTCTCCATGGAATTTCCCTTTGGCAATCTTCACCGGCCAAATCGCCGCTGCATTGGCTGCAGGCAACGCTGTGCTCGCCAAACCCGCAGACCAGACGCCATTGATTGCCTTCGAGGCCGTTAAGCTCCTTCATGAGGCGGGCGTCCCCGTTTCCGCACTTCAAATGCTCCCGGGCGACGGGGCAACAATTGGCGCGGCGCTTACCTCCGATCCCAGAGTGGATGGCGTGGCCTTCACAGGTTCCACGGCAACGGCGCAACGCATCCGCAGAACAATGGCGCAAAACTTGGCACCTGGCGCCCCCTTGATCGCCGAGACCGGTGGTCTGAACGCGATGATCGTCGACTCGACCGCTCTACCGGAGCAAGCCGTTACGTCGATACTTGAGAGCGCCTTTCAATCCGCCGGACAGCGTTGCTCTGCGCTCAGGTGCCTTTATGTGCAGGAAGATATCGCCGAGTCGCTTCTAGAAATGCTCAAAGGCGCAATGAAAGAACTGCGGCTAGGCAATCCTTGGGCGCTTTCGACCGACAGTGGCCCGGTCATAGATTTAACCGCCCAAACAAAAATAGAGTCCCACATCCGAGTTGCGGAAGCGGAAGGCAGACTGCTGTTTCAGACGAAGGCTCCGAAAAACGGGAATTTCATTGCACCCACTCTGATCAAAGTCGGAAGCATCGCCGACCTTAAAGAAGAAATCTTCGGTCCCGTCCTTCACGTTGCAACATTTGCCTCGGACGAACTGGACGACGTGATCGATGCGATAAACGCCACGGGCTATGGCCTGACCTTCGGTTTGCAAACCCGCATAGACGACCGCGTGCAACACGTCTGCGAACGTGTTCACGCCGGCAACATTTACGTCAATCGCAACCAGATTGGCGCAATCGTCGGCAGCCAGCCTTTTGGCGGCGAAGGACTTTCTGGAACCGGTCCAAAAGCAGGTGGTCCACTTTATCTTACTCGGTTTTGCAAACCGGCGCCTGCCGAGAAGTCGTCTGTGGAATGGGATCACGACGTCGCTCCGGATGCTTTGCAATCTCGGATCGATAACACTCAAACCCGTGCAAGCAGCGATCACACATTGCTTCCCGGACCGACCGGCGAATCCAACAGGCTGACTACAGTGTCTCGGCCACCACTGCTGTGTCTCGGCCCCGGTGAAGAGCTGGCAAACCAACAAGTTGAGGCAGTAACGGCAATGGGAGGGAAAGCCGTGTCTTCCAAGGGGTCTGTGTCCCCCGAAGTGCTTGCCGAGATCGACGGTTTCTCGGGCGTTATTTACTGGGGGGACGCCAACACAGCGCGAGCGCTCGATGTTGCCCTCGCAGAGCGGGAAGGACCGTTAATACCGCTTGTGACGACGCAACCTGACGTCGCGCGCGTTATGGCCGAGCGGCACGTTTGTGTCGACACAACCGCCGCAGGTGGAAACGCCGCGCTTTTGGGTGGGGCGGGTTGA
- the metG gene encoding methionine--tRNA ligase encodes MARHLITSALPYINGIKHLGNLVGSQLPADLFARYMRARGHEVLFLCATDEHGTPAELAAAKAGKDVADYCAEMHDVQAKIADGFRLSFDHYGRSSSPQNHALTQQFAGRLAEMGLIREVTEKMVYSNADGRFLPDRYIEGTCPNCGFESARGDQCDNCTKQLDPTDLINPYSTISGSTDLELRQTKHLFLCQSQMRDKLQAWIDSKTDWPVLTTSIANKWLNDGDGLQDRGITRDLDWGVPVKKGGEDWPGMEGKVFYVWFDAPIEYIACAQEWVDAGKGDDWQRWWRTDKGAEDVTYTQFMGKDNVPFHTLSFPATILGSEEPWKSVDYIKSFNYLNYDGGQFSTSRGRGVFMDQALEILPSDYWRWWLLSHAPESSDSEFTWENFQQSVNKDLADVLGNFVSRVTKFCRSKFGEQVPAGGTLGETEEALIADLTKRIRAYEQHMQDMEVRKSAQELRAIWVAGNEYLQSAAPWSTFKEDPEKAAAQIRLALNLIRFYAVISAPFIPDAAATLMAAMQTDDASWPEDVSASLSTLEPGHAFSVPDVTFRKISDDEREEWQEKFAGKRET; translated from the coding sequence ATGGCGCGTCATCTGATCACCTCGGCACTGCCCTATATCAACGGCATCAAACACCTCGGCAACCTGGTGGGCAGTCAGCTTCCCGCCGACCTTTTTGCGCGTTACATGCGGGCGCGCGGCCATGAAGTTCTGTTTCTTTGCGCAACAGATGAACATGGTACCCCCGCCGAACTCGCCGCCGCAAAGGCGGGCAAGGACGTCGCGGATTACTGTGCCGAGATGCATGACGTTCAGGCAAAAATCGCCGACGGATTCCGCCTGAGCTTTGACCACTACGGCCGCTCTTCCAGCCCACAGAACCACGCACTGACGCAGCAGTTCGCGGGCCGCTTGGCCGAGATGGGCCTGATCCGAGAAGTCACTGAAAAGATGGTCTATTCCAACGCCGATGGCCGGTTCCTGCCGGATCGGTACATCGAAGGCACCTGCCCGAACTGCGGTTTTGAAAGTGCGCGCGGAGACCAGTGCGACAACTGCACCAAACAGCTTGACCCTACGGATTTGATCAATCCCTATTCGACCATTTCCGGCTCTACCGATCTGGAACTGCGCCAAACCAAACACCTGTTCCTTTGTCAGTCGCAAATGCGCGACAAACTGCAGGCATGGATCGACAGCAAAACCGATTGGCCCGTCCTGACAACGTCGATCGCCAACAAGTGGCTGAACGACGGCGATGGCCTGCAAGATCGCGGAATCACGCGGGATTTGGACTGGGGTGTTCCCGTTAAAAAGGGCGGTGAGGACTGGCCCGGCATGGAAGGCAAGGTCTTCTACGTCTGGTTCGACGCTCCCATCGAATACATCGCCTGTGCCCAGGAATGGGTGGACGCAGGCAAAGGCGACGACTGGCAGCGCTGGTGGCGAACCGACAAAGGTGCAGAAGACGTCACCTACACCCAGTTCATGGGCAAGGACAACGTTCCCTTCCACACCCTCTCTTTTCCGGCAACGATCCTGGGTTCTGAAGAACCTTGGAAATCAGTGGATTACATCAAATCCTTCAACTACCTGAACTACGATGGAGGTCAGTTCTCCACGTCGCGCGGTCGCGGTGTCTTCATGGATCAGGCGCTGGAAATCCTGCCGTCCGATTATTGGCGCTGGTGGCTCCTGAGCCACGCGCCGGAAAGCTCTGACAGTGAATTCACGTGGGAGAACTTCCAGCAATCCGTCAACAAGGACCTTGCGGATGTGCTTGGCAATTTCGTTAGCCGCGTCACCAAATTCTGCCGTTCCAAATTCGGTGAACAGGTGCCCGCCGGCGGGACGCTTGGCGAGACCGAAGAGGCGCTTATTGCCGATCTGACCAAACGCATTCGCGCCTATGAACAACACATGCAGGACATGGAAGTGCGCAAGTCGGCTCAGGAGCTGCGCGCGATCTGGGTAGCCGGTAATGAATACCTGCAATCCGCGGCGCCGTGGTCCACCTTCAAGGAAGATCCGGAAAAAGCTGCGGCGCAAATCCGCCTCGCACTCAACCTGATCCGGTTCTATGCCGTTATCTCAGCCCCGTTCATCCCGGACGCCGCTGCAACCCTGATGGCGGCGATGCAAACGGATGACGCCAGTTGGCCAGAAGACGTGTCCGCTTCGCTTTCCACTTTAGAACCCGGCCACGCCTTTTCAGTCCCCGATGTAACTTTCCGTAAAATTTCGGATGACGAGCGGGAAGAGTGGCAAGAAAAGTTTGCCGGAAAACGCGAAACCTGA
- a CDS encoding rhomboid family intramembrane serine protease, translating into MFPIRDHNPSGRTPYVVYALLALNVAIFLSYQPIMDNARALNAFFDEWALVPGEVTRGIDLHSVLTSMFLHGGWMHLAGNMLFLWIFGDNLEDEMGHVGFLVFYLASGTGAAIAQIIADPASQIPMVGASGAIAGVMGGYLLLFPKARVDILLILIIIFRIFTVPAWLMLGLWFGLQLFSGIASDASGGGVAYWAHAGGFVVGAILCLPVWLKRGASKFWDRTQGHPPHPEAKYRLSRSSVPSVRRRK; encoded by the coding sequence ATGTTTCCAATCCGTGACCATAACCCGTCCGGGCGTACGCCTTATGTTGTTTATGCCCTACTTGCGCTGAACGTCGCTATTTTTCTGTCTTATCAGCCTATTATGGACAATGCGCGTGCCCTGAACGCGTTCTTTGATGAATGGGCTTTGGTCCCGGGCGAAGTCACTCGAGGCATTGATCTGCACAGTGTCCTCACTTCGATGTTCCTGCACGGGGGATGGATGCATCTCGCAGGCAATATGCTGTTTTTGTGGATCTTCGGCGACAACCTGGAAGACGAGATGGGGCACGTCGGTTTTCTGGTTTTTTATCTCGCTTCCGGGACCGGCGCAGCGATCGCTCAAATCATCGCTGATCCAGCGAGCCAAATTCCAATGGTCGGAGCATCAGGTGCGATCGCAGGCGTGATGGGCGGCTACCTCCTGCTGTTCCCTAAGGCACGCGTGGATATCCTTCTGATACTGATCATTATTTTCCGTATTTTCACGGTTCCTGCGTGGTTGATGCTGGGGCTTTGGTTTGGCCTTCAGCTCTTTAGTGGCATCGCTTCCGACGCGTCCGGAGGCGGAGTTGCGTACTGGGCGCACGCAGGCGGCTTTGTTGTAGGCGCGATTCTGTGTTTGCCTGTTTGGCTCAAACGGGGCGCATCCAAATTTTGGGATCGCACTCAAGGCCACCCACCGCACCCCGAGGCGAAGTACCGCTTGAGCCGCTCATCAGTCCCAAGTGTGAGGAGACGCAAATGA
- a CDS encoding MFS transporter has product MRMIISFSALFLSVILLQLSSGGLGPMDALSGLTLGFTTGQIGLLGSAHFLGFFIGCWWAPRLMGSVGHSRAFAVFTAMGAIGIIGHFIIVDPTAWAVMRIASGLCVAGCFTVVEAWLQSKVTNETRGRAMGTYRVVDMVASLAAQLVISVLSPAEYVSYNILALICCAAILPLTLTTSQQPKTPEAPRLRPALAWSRSPLAVAGVIVAALSSASFRMVGPVYGAEVGLATSQIAWFLAAFVLGGAIAQYPVGWLADKFDRRWVLIWLSAAATISCATTVILGGSTTTIMLNAAFFGFTAFPIYSVAAAHANDFATSEERVELSAALMFFFAVGAIGAPLFASRLIQAFGPEALFILIAAGHALLIVFGLSRMLARPTVEHRTRYVYAPRTSFTIGRITRRQREKPTRVEEAESNTDEKPT; this is encoded by the coding sequence ATGCGCATGATCATTTCCTTCTCGGCCCTCTTCCTCTCCGTCATCCTGCTGCAACTCAGCTCCGGCGGCCTCGGGCCGATGGATGCGCTCTCCGGTCTGACGCTCGGCTTCACCACTGGTCAGATCGGTCTCTTGGGCTCGGCCCACTTCCTTGGATTCTTCATCGGTTGCTGGTGGGCACCGCGCCTGATGGGCTCGGTCGGCCATTCCCGCGCATTCGCCGTTTTCACCGCCATGGGGGCCATCGGCATCATCGGCCATTTCATTATCGTTGACCCCACCGCATGGGCCGTCATGCGCATCGCCTCCGGCCTTTGTGTGGCGGGCTGTTTCACCGTGGTCGAAGCATGGCTGCAATCCAAAGTCACCAACGAAACCCGTGGCCGCGCCATGGGCACCTATCGCGTGGTCGACATGGTCGCCTCTCTCGCCGCCCAGTTGGTGATCTCCGTCCTGTCGCCCGCCGAATATGTCTCCTACAACATCCTCGCGCTGATCTGTTGTGCCGCGATCCTGCCGTTGACGCTTACCACCTCGCAGCAACCCAAAACCCCCGAGGCCCCCCGCCTGCGCCCGGCACTCGCATGGTCCCGCTCCCCGCTCGCCGTCGCAGGCGTGATCGTCGCAGCGCTCAGCTCGGCCAGTTTCCGCATGGTCGGCCCTGTTTACGGCGCCGAAGTCGGCCTTGCGACAAGCCAGATCGCATGGTTTCTCGCTGCGTTCGTACTTGGCGGCGCGATTGCACAATATCCTGTCGGCTGGCTCGCGGATAAATTTGACCGTCGCTGGGTGCTGATCTGGCTTTCTGCCGCCGCGACCATTTCCTGCGCAACAACGGTCATCTTGGGCGGCAGCACAACGACCATCATGTTAAATGCCGCGTTCTTCGGTTTCACAGCCTTTCCGATCTATTCCGTTGCCGCGGCTCACGCCAACGACTTCGCGACATCCGAGGAGCGCGTTGAACTGTCCGCCGCTCTGATGTTTTTCTTTGCAGTCGGTGCCATCGGCGCACCTCTCTTTGCCTCGCGCCTCATTCAGGCCTTCGGCCCCGAAGCCCTTTTCATCCTAATTGCCGCCGGTCACGCCCTGCTGATCGTTTTCGGATTGTCGCGCATGCTCGCCCGTCCGACCGTCGAACACCGCACGCGTTATGTTTACGCGCCCCGCACGTCCTTCACGATCGGGCGCATCACAAGACGACAAAGAGAGAAACCGACACGCGTCGAAGAGGCCGAAAGCAATACCGACGAAAAACCGACGTGA